One window from the genome of Alnus glutinosa chromosome 13, dhAlnGlut1.1, whole genome shotgun sequence encodes:
- the LOC133853905 gene encoding uncharacterized protein LOC133853905 produces the protein MYNVVYVAFLGAVKRMPPRRRRIVQRVEEEGSTYGSCGQTPPPPPPPPPPPPPYPPQMPDFRQFWEAVMAAAPRAAERAPAEGSTPALFLRLHPPEFHGNEGAIAADDWLTSYEGLAETAKCTDEQKVEYARLVFRSEAQQWWKSKKLHLVTEYGQGVPIPWERFKQEFNDRFFPLAQRQRCAKDFLELKQGSMSVEQYSAEFMRLSRYAPYLNPDEGIKVEKFRGGLAPRILERVIFVKVADYSEMVHVATMAEIGIKAAAADYMSRKRSMSAGTSSTLPFKKQATSGSAGSQGRKSTYTSQGSGNLQSCGKCGKPHLGECRHGSGVCYKCGRPGHFARECTQASGSRGRGS, from the coding sequence atgTACAATGTTGTTTACGTGGCTTTTCTTGGTGCAGTCAAGAGAATGCCGCCAAGACGACGTAGAATTGTACAACGAGTTGAGGAAGAGGGATCTACATATGGGAGTTGTGGTCAGAcccctccacctccacctccacccccACCTCCTCCTCCGCCTTATCCACCCCAGATGCCTGATTTTAGGCAATTCTGGGAAGCTGTTATGGCTGCTGCACCTAGGGCAGCTGAGCGAGCTCCAGCTGAGGGTAGTACTCCGGCCCTATTTCTCAGACTTCATCCCCCTGAGTTTCATGGAAATGAGGGGGCCATAGCTGCAGATGATTGGCTTACTTCTTACGAGGGGTTAGCCGAAACGGCTAAGTGTACCGACGAGCAGAAAGTGGAGTACGCCAGGCTTGTGTTCCGTAGCGAAGCACAACAGTGGTGGAAATCCAAGAAACTGCATCTTGTGACAGAATATGGACAGGGGGTTCCCATTCCGTGGGAACGCTTCAAGCAAGAGTTTAATGACCGTTTCTTCCCGCTCGCTCAAAGGCAACGATGTGCAAAGGACTTCCTAGAGCTTAAACAGGGGTCTATGTCGGTGGAGCAATATTCGGCAGAATTTATGAGATTATCAAGGTATGCTCCCTATCTTAATCCTGATGAAGGGATCAAGGTTGAGAAGTTTCGGGGTGGCTTGGCGCCACGAATCCTGGAGCGAGTCATTTTTGTAAAGGTGGCTGATTATTCTGAGATGGTGCATGTTGCCACCATGGCTGAGATAGGGATTAAGGCCGCAGCAGCAGATTACATGAGTAGGAAACGGTCCATGTCTGCGGGGACTTCTTCTACACTACCTTTCAAGAAGCAAGCTACAAGTGGTAGTGCAGGATCCCAGGGAAGAAAGAGCACTTATACGAGTCAGGGTAGTGGCAATCTTCAGAGTTGCGGCAAGTGCGGGAAGCCACATTTGGGAGAGTGTCGACATGGGTCAGGTGTATGTTACAAGTGTGGCAGGCCTGGCCACTTTGCTCGAGAATGCACCCAAGCAAGTGGAAGCAGAGGACGGGGGTCTTAG